The genomic region AAACGGATAAATTTTTTGGGTTCTGCGAATTCATTAGAGAAGGCAGAGGTTCTTCGGTAGAAAATTGAAATCCCTAATTGTGATCCTGACTCACTTTAaaatctttctaaagcaactagAGACTATAAGACACGTCTTGGTAAGTTTTTTTTTCCCAGTTCTCTTGATACATCACGAACGCAACACCTGCGGCCACGGGGTTTCTTCCTTTATCTCCTCCCATGAGGGTTGAATATTTCTCAATGATAGATCATTGCAGATGCTCCAAGTAATTTGTGAACTCAAATAAGAATTTCTACTAATTAATAGTTCTAGACATATACAAGTCAACTTTGATTATGTAAGCGAAAGCAATAATTTGACTATATGTGTCGTGTTGTGATCATCTTTATTAGCAAATAATAGATTATTATAAAGCATCCATTAGTTGATAGATGAAGTTGTTACACGTATATAGGATGAATGAAGTTATTACAGAAAATCAAACGACAAACAAACGAGTTAATAGCTTTTAATTATATGAATCACGATACATTCTTGACGACATCCTTAAATATTTATCTCACGCATCACTCGCTGTGCCGTATGTTAGTTGGCTAATTGTTGCTGTACACTTTTGTATTCCAGAGAAACCAACTTTGTGACTAGCACTTTCTCTTTGCGTGAAAAAAGGGAATTCGCCCGCAAGATCATTAGAAATTTTAACGAAAAGACGACGGCTCATACGAAACCTACGCTTAAACTGACCATCATCGTACAacggattttcacaaaaataatctTGCACTAGACGTTCATGAGCACCTAACCGATTCCGTTCAAGAGCCGGTTGTCTGGTACGCAATGTAGAGGATTGTGCTTCTTCTTGCAAATAATTAATCGCCTCTTGTGTAATTGCGATAACCATATTGTCAAGAACACCGTCGGATGAAGAGCTCGAAGAATCGGATGACATTTTTTAGTTGTgattggtgtgtgtttgagtTGTGATTGGTGTGTGTTTTAGTTGTGATTGGTGTGTGATTTAGTTTGGGATaggtttatatttatatttgaataaaaaaaacttaaaaaaaaaaaaagaacgttGGCAACGGAATGAACGGATATCTTTGACCACCCACCTCGATCCTCTCAATTTCAAACCGTTAACATGTTGGCGAGGACACTATAGCGCTCCTAGTTAAATTTGTGGGTGTGGGTCGATGGCGTCGGGTGGCGCTATAGGGGCTGAGGTGGCCTTGGTGGCGCCTCCACACCCTCCGGCCTAAGAGTGAATAAAAATTAAAGTGCAACGTGTCACCAATCTAGTGGTTCACGTGGTGTACCCCGCATGAATATGATTACTATTTCCCTCGTTAAAAATTGGTTTGAATCATAATTCAAAGCGTTAGTGTAATGATAATACTTTTTCGAATTATGTTTTCTACGAAACACCAATGTGTTAAAAAGACTTCCAAATGCGTGTGGGTGGGAGGTGATCAAAGTCAATTTGGTGTATTTTAACGTCAATTGGTTGAAAGTTGAAACTGATTCAACAATGCTCCATTTCACTTTAAAACATTTATTAAATACTTTCCCATAGATTATTTAAATTGCTATCACATTATTTGAGCAATAACTAAACActcaaataagaaaaaaaaaaaaaaaaaaaacagaccaGACCAGACAAAACCAAgcaacgagagggagagagaaagaGTGGACCGATGCTATGAACCGACGGAGGTACGACCAACCTTTAACCACCTTGTATGTTACAAACTTACCGGAAGGAACAATGAGGAcgttagaccatgcgtagtcgttAGATGAATAATGTCCCCACCCTGGGGCGTTTTCtgccatgtggcagtccagtcagtatgagggcattattgggcgttattgcaaaagtgacgtagtgggaataatgcccaataatgacccttccaatcattacacaattttttttaattaaaaacttaaaatactccattaaataaaaaaaaatacaatacta from Helianthus annuus cultivar XRQ/B chromosome 10, HanXRQr2.0-SUNRISE, whole genome shotgun sequence harbors:
- the LOC110882570 gene encoding uncharacterized protein LOC110882570 encodes the protein MSSDSSSSSSDGVLDNMVIAITQEAINYLQEEAQSSTLRTRQPALERNRLGAHERLVQDYFCENPLYDDGQFKRRFRMSRRLFVKISNDLAGEFPFFTQRESASHKVGFSGIQKCTATISQLTYGTASDA